Genomic segment of Euzebya rosea:
AGGGGGAAGGGGTTGATCGGTCCGCCGTCGCCGGGGTGGAACTGCCAGTGGAGGTGCGGGGGCGTGCCGGCCGCGTTGCCGCTCTGTCCCGTGGCGCCGATCAGCTGGCCGACGGTGACCGTCTGGTAGTCCGTCACGTAGGCCGCCGACAGGTGGGCGTAGTAGTAGCGGTTGCCGAGGTTGTCGATCAGGTCGATGGACAGGCCGCCGAGGGTGTTGTGGAAGACCCGGCGGATGTAGCCGTCGGCGACGGCGAACTGCGGCATGCCGTAGGCCGCGAACATGTCGGCCCCCTGGTGCCGACGACCGCCCGATCGCGGGAACCCCCACGAGTCGATGAAGCCGTTGGGCTGGCCCAGCGGGCACGTCATGACCTGGGTGCCGCCGGGCAGGGTGACCTCGCGCAGGATGCCGGGAGGCACGTAGCCGAAGGACGCCTGATAGCCCGTGGAGACGAGCTGCTGCCGCTCGGCGTCCTCCTCCGCCTCGGCGAGGGCTTCCTCGGCCGCCGACACGGCCGCGGCCGCCTCCTCCAGGGCGTCGTCGAACACGACGGTCAGGTTGCGCAGGTCCTGCATCGCCGACGCGGTCCCGGCCTGGATCCCCTGCTGGTTGGCGACGTTGTCGACCACCCGCTCCGCGGCGGCGTGCAGGCTGACCGCCTGCGCGGCGGTCTCCGTCGCAACGGTGGTCATCACCGCCGAGGCGTGGAGGGCAGAGCCGACGTCGGGGGCCAGCAGGAACGCCCCGGAGGTGCGCAGCAGGTCGACCCCCGGCTGCTTGTAGGCCTGCCGGATCTGCTCGGCACGTCGTGCCTGCGCATCCCTGACGGCGGCCTCGGCCTCCTCGACCTGGGTCTCGGCACCCGACAGCTCGCCCTCGAGTCGCTCGGCATGGGCCAGCGCCTGCTCGTACCCCGAGGCGAGGTCGTCGAGGCGGTCGAGGGTGTCGTCGTAGGTGCGCTGGGCGTCCTCGAGGTCCCGGGTCGCCTCGATGACGTCGGCGTCCTCCGACACCGACGAGCTCCCCGTCCCCTGGACTGCCGCGGCCGGGATCGCGAGCAGCACGACGAGGCCGGCGGCGACGACCGCGGCCGGCCAGGCATGTCGCTGGAGGAACTGGGCCAGTTGCTACGCTCCCGTCGTGGAGTCCGGTCGACTGCAGAACGAACCGACATCGGTAGTGTGCCGGCGTCTGGCCGCCGAGTCACGGACCGGCTGTCTCCACCTGCTGCCCGACGAGGCATCCGGCGAGCCCGAGGTGCGGATCTGGTTCCGTGAGGGGCGGATCCACACCGCGGTCGCCACCGAGGGTCGTCGCCGGCTCGGAGAGATCCTCGTGGCCGAGGCCGGGTTGCCGCAGGGCAGCCTGGACCGTGCGCTGGACCACCAGCGTCGCGAGCCGGGCGACGTCAGGATCGGGGACGTCCTCGTGGACATGGGGCTGGTCGACCGCGAGACCCTGCGTGACGCCGTGCGGGACCAGATCCTCGAGACGCTGGCGCTGGCCATCGGACGCCGTCGTGGTGCATGGCGGTTCGTCCCGGACGCGGCGGTGAAGTGGGACGTGCCGCTGGGCTCGGGCATGCAGGATGCGCTGATGGAGGCGTCGAGGCGGCTCGACGCCCCCGACGTGATCGCCTGGCGGTTGGGCGGCATGGACGCCGTGGTCGACTTCGGCTCCGACGATGCCGACGTGCGGATGTCGTTGCGAGCGCGCGAGTGGGCCCTGCTGACCCACATCGACGGACGCAACTCCATCGCCGAGATCGCCCGGCGAGCGGGGGAGGACCCGGACACCACGGCTCGCGTCGTGCACGGCCTGCACGCCGCTGGGGTGGTGCACGTGCTGCGTCCACCCGCCCCGTCCTTCGACGACCTCCGGGCCGACCTCGTCGGGGTCAGCGATCGGCCTGCCCCTCCCGCGGGCACGGACCCCGGCCACGGGGCACCGGCCGCCGAGGGGCCGGACGACCAGGCGCGACGTGCCACGCCGGTCGCGGTCGTGCCGGTGCCGCCGCCACCACCCATCCCTCCGCCGCCGCGCCCACCGCCGGACCCCGAGCGCCCGTCGCCGGTGGCGTCCTCGGCTGCCCTGTTCGCGGATCTGGCCGACGATCCCGCAGACTGACCACCCGAGCACCCTCGACCAGATCAAGGACGTGACGACGTGAACGTCGCCGCAGGCGATACCGCACCCGACTTCGAGCTCCCCGACCAGGACGGCAACACCGTCTCCCTGTCCGGACTGCGAGGTCAGCCGGTGCTGCTGTACTTCTACCCCCGGGACGAGACACCCGGCTGCACCATCCAGGCGCAGCACATCCGCGACAGCTGGGCGGACTTCACCGAGGCCGGCGTGGCGGTCCTCGGCGTGTCGCCGGACACCGTCGACAGCCACCGGTCCTTCTGCGACAACCACGACCTGCCGCACACGCTGCTGGCCGACCCGGACCACGAGGTCATGGAGGCCTACGGGGCGTGGGGCGAGAAGACCCTCTACGGCAGGACCTCCATCGGACCGATCCGGTCCTCCGTGCTGATCGACGCCGAGGGCACCGTCGTGAAGGTGTGGAAGCGGGCCCAGGCCAAGGCCCACGCCGAGCGCGCGCTGAAGGCGATCCAGCAGCTACTGTGACCACCGTCGGGGTGCCGTCCCTCGCACCGTCGGGCGGTTCACCGAACCTGCCTGCCGCGAGACCGCCCGCTGGCATACGGTATGGCCCGTGATGGTGCACTCCGTGGTGGGCGCGGACGATCCCGAGGGGGAGCGTGCGTCCGACGGTGCTGCCCGTGCACGCCTCGTGGCAACCGGTGTGGTCGTGGCCTGTCTGGTGGTCCTCGGTGTCGTCGTTGCCGGACAGGCCCCCGCCGCCCTCGTCCCCGTCGTGGTCGGCCTGCTCGCCGCCGGCGTGCTCGGTCGCCCCGTCGCGACACCGGTCCCGACCGGCGAGGAGGCGGTCCCGGTCCCAGAGGAGCTGCCCGGTCGACCCGAGTTCGTCGCCGCCGCCCAGACCCTGCTCAGCGAGGGCGAAGGCAACCCCGCGGTCCTGGTCATCGTCATCGACGGATTCCGAGACGTGCAGACGGTGCTCGGCGACACCCCCGCCGAGGAGGTGCTCGCGGCCGTCGGCCAGCGCATCGCCGAGGTGGCCCAGGACTGGCCCGCGGGGTCGTTGGGCGGCGAACGCTTCGCGGTGGCGATGCGTGCCCGTCCGTTCCTGCCTGCCCACCACCTCGCCCGACGGATCCGCGAGCGCATCGCCGAGCCGATGGTGATCGGCGGGGTGTCGTTGCGGCTGCGCGCCTTCGTCGGGATCGCCCAGGGAGAGGGTGGGGCTGAGGTCCTGACCACACGGGCGACCATCGCTGCGGCCACGGCCCACGACACCAACGAGGGCCTCGTCGTGCACCAGCGCGAGGACCCCGCGGTCGTCCGCCGTCGGCTGGACATCGTGAGCAGCCTCTCCGATGCCCTCGAGCAGCCCGACGAGCGCGGGTTCAGGCCGCTGTTCCAGCCGATCGTGGACGGCGACGGCGTGCTGATCTCCGCGGAGGCCCTGGCTCGCTGGGACGACCCCACGCTGGGGGCGATCACCCCCGACACCTTCATCCCGCTGGCCGAACGCACCGGTCTCGTGGCGCCCCTCTTCACCGTGATGCTCGCCCAGTCGCTGCTGGACTGCCGGCGCTGGCGGGACGGGGGTGTGCAGGCCGGCCTGTCCATCAACGTGTCACCGGTCAACCTGCGCGACCCGCTGCTGACCTCCGAGCTGACCGCCCGCCTGGAGGACGTCGGCCTCAGCCCCTCCGACGTGACCCTGGAGATCACCGAGTCGGCGGTCATCGACGACTACTCGTGGGCGCTCGTGACCCTCCGGGAGCTGCGCAAGCTCGGCTTCGGCGTGGCCCTGGACGACTTCGGGATGGGGTACTCCTCCCTCGGACGGCTCCACGACCTCCCCGTCTCGGTGGTCAAGCTGGACCGTTCCTTCGTGTCGGGCCTGCCCGGAGACGAACGGTCCGTGGGCATCGTCAGGGCGACCGTCGACGTGTGTCGCCTGCTCGGCCTCGTGGTCGTCGCCGAGGGCGTGGAAACCGACCAGCAGGCCGACATGATCCTGGAGATGGGCGTGGACCGAATGCAGGGGTTCCTGTTCTCCCCGGCGATCAGCGTCGACGAGATCATCGCCGGTCCGGTGGTCGCGGGATGGGAGGCAGGCCGATGACCCCCAGCAGCGACCTGCCCCCGTGGTTGATCAGCGGTGTCGCCGACATCGTGCTGACCAGCTCGCCCACGCCGACCGGGGTGCTGAACCTGGAGCTGCGCCACGTCATGGTCAACCAGGCGCTCGGCAAGCTCTACGGCGTCGACCCGCGGACCGCCACCGGATCCACGCCCGTGCAGCTGCTGGGTCACCTCGGTGGGCAGATCGAGCAACGCTGTCGGGCCGTCGTCGGCACGGGACGGGCCGAGCTCGGCCACGTCGTGACCGGCGTGCCCTCGACCTCACCCGAGGGCGAGGTGCACTGGCAGGTCGACTGCCTGCCGATCAGCCACGAGAACGGACCGCCGGGTGCCCTGCTGCTGGTCGTCACCGACATCACCGCGCGGACCCGGGCGATGCGCAGCCTCAACGAGCAGCGCCGGTCCCTGGCCTACCAGGCCAGCCACGACCCGGTGACCGGACTGGCCAACCGGTTCCAGCTGCTGGAGGTGCTGCAGTACCACCTGTCCGGGCAGAGCTTCCCCAACGTGCTGATGGTCGACCTCGACGGCTTCAAGGAGGTCAACGACGTCCACGGCCACGCCGCCGGCGACCAGGTGCTGGCGACCATCGCCGACCGCCTGCGCAGCAGCGTGCGAACCGAGGACCTCGTCGCGCGCTACGGCGGTGACGAGTTCGTGCTGGTCATCCGGCCCAACGTCGACGCCCAGGCCTTCGCCGAGCGCCTCGTGGACCTCATCGCCGACCCCATCCCGTGGGCCGGCAAGCAGCTGTCGGTCGGCGCATCGATCGGCGTGGCCGAGGCCGGCCCGGGCGACTCGGTGTCCGGCCTGCTGCATCGCGCCGACGAGGCGATGTACGAGGTGAAGGCGGACCGCAAGGGCGCCTGAGCCGGGCAGCAGCCGACCGAGGACCCCCCGGAGCTCGTGAGGAGGCCCGCAGGGAGGCGACTCGGCTGCCCGGCAAGTGAGGACAGCCCGGGCAGCAGCCGACCGAGGACCCCCCGGAGCTCGTGAGGAGGCCCGCAGGGAGGCGACTCGGCTGCCCGGCAAGTGAGGACAGCCCGGCAGGGTTCAGGCGCCGCGGAGGGGGAGGCCGGCGCCGACGCGCGCACGGACGCGCACGACCCCGCCGGGGGTCTCGACGGTCTCGGGCAGCTCGCCGTCGACCAGCGGCAGCAGCGCCATCGCGACGGTCCGTCCGTCACCCGTCGCGGCGGCGCTCGTCACCTCACCCGGACGGCGTCCCTCGCCGAGGGAGTCACCGGCGGCCAGGGCCTGGTCGGTCTCGACGACGGCCAGGGCCCGGCGTGGACGGCCGAGGTTGAAGATCTTGGCGATCGACTCCTGACCCGGGTAGCAGCCCTTGCGCAGGTGCACGTGGGTCGGCAGCAGCCCCAGCTCCTGGGTCCGGCGGCCGGCGGTGATCTCGCTGCCCCAGCCGGGACGACCCGTGGCGATGCGGTGACGCTCCCAGTCCTCGGCGGACGCCAGCGGCAGGCCGCGGTCCTCCACGAGCTCCTCGACGCGGTCGTCGACCCAGGACGTCGGTCCCAGCAGGTCGACCCCGCCGTCGCGGTCACGGATGACCAGCCCCTCGCCGTGCGGGGCTGCGGTGCCCGGCTGGCTGCGTGCCCCGGGCGCGTCGACCTCGCCCGGACCGCGGAGGCTCGCCAGCGACCACTCGCCCGTCATGTCGGTGACCTCGACCTGCATCATGAACCGGAAGCGGTCCAGCCGGTCGGCGATCTCGGCGACGATGTCGGAAGGGACCAGCAGCAGGACGTGCTCGGCGTGCACGACGAGCGTGCCCGCCGCGAGGTGCTCGCCCTTGGCGTCGAGGTACAGGAACTCCGCGACGTCGCCGGGTCTGGTGCCCTCCACATCCTGGCTCAGCAAGGAGTGCAGGTAGCCGATGCGGTCGGGACCGCCGACGCGGATCACACCGTCGGGCCTGCGGTGGATGGCCGGGATGTCGGTCAGCAGGTCGGTGGGGGGCTGGGTCATGGCTCCACGGTAGCCACGGTCGCGCAGGTGGCCGGGTCCGTTCCGAGTTGTCCCTTCCCCCGCGTGCGCACGGAGCTAGACTCACCGGCACGACTGAAAGGAGGTGGTCCAACCACAATGACCAGTGATCATTGCGTGACCGTCGAGGTGATGCGCCGCTAGGCGTCCTCGGTTCTTCTTGCATCCGGAACCGATCACACGGACGCCGATGCGAATCCACGCTCATCACCCGCTACGTGGTTTGCGGGACGTGGTCACACCCGCCGAGGCGCACTGCGGTGCACCGGCAGAGACCGCTGAGTGTTGGATGCACAAGTGAAAACTGGCACCGCCCGGGAGTGATCCCGGGCGGTGCTGCTGTTCGGGGAGGGTCGTCAGCGGGTGACGAGCTCTCGTTCGGGGATCGTCAGGCCAGGGGTGGCCTCGACGACGGCCTGCTCCGGGGTGCGTCCACCGGCCGCCCAGGCCAGGCCCAGGCCGGCGACCAGCAGGGTCAGGCCGATGCCGGCGACGAGGGCGGCCACGCCGGCCCCCAGCTGCAGGGTGGAGGCGGTGACGGTACCGACACCGAGCTCACCGAACAGGCCGTGCACGGTGCCGGACCATGCCATCTCGCGTGCAGGCCCCTCGATGGGGTGCATGCGGTCGAAGCCGGTCCAGTAGCGACCGTCGACCTCGAAGTCGTAGGTGCCGGCGTCGAAGGTCTCGCCGTTGTACTCCACGGCCTCGTCCAGGACGACCGTCTGCGTGCCGTGCAGGACGTGGTAGCCGACCGTCGCCATCTGGAACATGTACTCGCTGGCGGTGTTGACCAGCGGGTCGGCCGGGTCGAAGTCGGCCTCCACGACCGGGTAACCCCAGTCCTCGGTCAGGAGGGTCATGATCGCCTCGGCGCCTGCGGTCTCGCCGCGGTCGATCAGCTGACCGTCCTCGTTGTAGGACAGCGTGACGTTCTGCGCTTCGCTGAACGCCTCCAGGCTGTCGTAGCCGGCGGACACCTGGGTCCAGGCGTAGCCGCCGCCGATCAGGAACGCCATGCCGAACGCGGCAAGGACGAACCCAAGGGTGCGGAATCGTGTGGTGAGCATGATGACCTCCAAGTCATCGATCTTTCGGGGGTGGCTGATGTCACGACCAACAATCGCCTTCTGCCCGAGATCGCCCAAGGCCCTGTGGCACGCGTCCCGCGGGACCAAGGTCCCCGTCGGTCCGGGGCCATGGGTCCCGACCGTTCTCACCGTTGATCCAGTGCGCCGGCGGCCGAGTTGCGCAAGGATCGCGCCATGCAGATCGGGATGGTCGGACTCGGGAAGATGGGCGGCAACATGACCGTCCGCCTGTTGCGCGGGGGCCACGACGTGGTCGCCCACGACGTCAGCGCCGAGGCGGTGGCATCGGCAGCGGAGGCGGGCGCGACGGGGGTGGACTCCCTCGAGGCGCTGGTGGCCGCCATGCCCGCGCCACGGGTCGTGTGGGTGATGGTCCCCTCGGGGGAGATCACCGAACGGACCGTGCGGACCCTCGGGACCTTGATGGATGCCGGGGACGTGGTCGTCGACGGGGGCAACTCGCGCTTCAGCGACTCCGTAGCCCTGGCCGAGTCGCTGGCCGAGGACGGCGTGTTGATGGTCGATGCCGGCACCTCCGGCGGCATCTGGGGCCTCGATGAGGGGTACTGCCTGATGGTCGGCGGGACCGACGAGGCGATCGAGCGGCTGTCGCCGGCGCTGGAGACGCTGGCCCCGCCGGACGGCTGGGCGCACGTCGGCCCGGTCGGTGCCGGCCACTACGTCAAGATGATCCACAACGGCGTCGAGTACGCGATGATGCAGGCCTACGCCGAGGGGTTCGAGCTGCTGGCCGCCGGCGACTTCGGCATCGACCTGCACCAGGTGGCCGAGGTGTGGCGCCACGGGTCGGTGGTGCGCTCGTGGCTGCTGGACCTGACCGCCCGTGCCCTGGATGCCGATCCCGGGCTGGAGCAGCTCGACGCCTGGGTGCCCGACTCGGGCGAGGGCCGCTGGACGGTGCAGACCGCCGTCGACCTTGCCGTCCCCGCCCCGACCATCGCCGCCGCGCTGTTCAACCGCTTCGCCAGCCGTGAGGACAACGCCTTCGGCCAACGGCTGCTGGCGGCGCTGCGCAACCAGTTCGGCGGGCATGCCGTGAAGGCGGCGGGACCCTCGGAGGGCCCGGCTGATGGGTGATCGCGACCTGACGCCGCCGGATGCGGTCATCGTCCTGTTCGGCGGCAACGGCGACCTCGCACGCCGCAAGCTCATCCCGTCGCTGTGGGACCTCCATCGTGCCGGGCTGATGCCCGAGAGGTGGGTGCTGATCGGGGCGTCACGCTCCGACATGGCCGACGAGGCCTACGGCGAGTTCGCCCGCGACGCACTGGCGGAGTTCGACCGCGAGGTGACCGCCGACGACGAGGACACGTTCACCGAGTTCGCCAGCCACCTGCGCTACCGCGGGGGCGGGTTCGACGCCGATGACCCCTCGCGCATCGCCGACGCCGTCGCCGAGGCCGAGCAGGAGATGGGTGGCGAGCCCACCCGGCTGTTCTACCTGGCGGTCCCGCCGTCGGCGTTCGGCCCGATCACGGAGGGACTCGGCGCGGCGGGGCTGCACGAGCGAGCCCGTGTGGTGTTCGAGAAGCCGTTCGGGACCGACGCGGAGTCCTTCGCCGAGCTCGACGACACCGTCCGCTCGGTGCTGACCGAGGAGCAGATCTACCGGATCGACCACTTCCTCGGGAAGGAAACGCTGCAGAACGTCCTGGCCCTGCGGTTCGCCAACGGCATGTTCGAACCGGTCTGGAACCGCCAGCACATCGACCACATCCAGATCGACTCGCCCGAGTCGATCGACATCGGCAGCCGTGCGTCGTTCTACGAGTCGACCGGTGCGCTGCGCGACATGGTCGTCACCCACCTGTTCCAGGTCCTGTCGATCATCGCCCTCGAACCACCCGTGTCGCTGGACCCCTCGCCCTTGATGGACGAGAAGCGCAAGGTCTTCGAGTCGATGTCGACCCTTCGATGCGAGGACGTCGTCTTCGGCCAGTACGAGGGCTACACCGACGCCGAGGGGGTCGCGGCGGACTCCACGACCGAGACGTTCGTCGCCGCTCGCATCGAGATCGACAACTGGCGCTGGGCCGGCGTGCCGATCTACCTGCGCACCGGCAAGGCGATGGCGGAGAAGCGGCAGACCATGACGTTGGCGTTCAAGCGGCCGCCCCGGCAGATGTTCGCCGCCCATGGCCTGCGGCCCGACGCCCACGACCACCTGACCCTCGACATGGCCGGCGACCAAGGGGTGACCATCTCCTTCCTCGCCAAGCGTCCGGGCCCCCGGCTGCGCCTGGGTGAGGCGTCGATGCGCTTCAGCTACGAGCAGGACTTCGGGGCGACGGGCGGGGTGCAGCTGGACGCCTACGAGCGGCTGCTGCACGACGCGTTGCTCGGCGACCGCACGCTGTTCACCCGGGCCGACGGCATCGGCCGAACGTGGGAGCTCGTCAAGCCGATCCTCGACCGTCCGCCGCGTGCGCTGCCGTACGCCCGGGGGTCGTGGGGGCCCGAGGCCGCAACCGACCTGATCGCCCCACGCACCTGGCACCTGCCGGAGGACCACGAGCACTGATGGCCGACACCCCGACCCTCGAGGTCCTCCCCGACGAGGCAGCCGTCGCCGCCCGCACCGCCGAGCTGATCACCGACGTCCTGGCGCAGCCGTTGCCGGCCGGCCGGACCTCGCCCAGGGCGGTCGCCCTGTCCGGCGGCGGAACACCCAAGGCGATGTACCCGCTGATGGCCGCCGTCGACGCAGTGCCGTGGGAGGCCGTGCACGTCCTGCAGGTCGACGAGCGACAGGTCGGTGCGGACGATCCGGCACGCAACTGGCTGGCGATCCGCGACACGCTGGTCGTCCCGACCGGTGCGGTGGGACACCCGATGCCGCTCGAGGGGGACGACTACCCGGTCCCCGAGGTCGTGGACGTGGCCCAGCTGGGGATCGGGACCGACGGCCACACGGCCTCGTTGATCCCGGGTGACCCCGTGCTGGACGTCACCGGCGTCGACGTGGCGTTGGCCGGCCCCTATCAGGGGGCGGTCCGCCTGACCCTCACGGCCGAGGCGATCAACCGCATCGGCGTGCTCGTCTGGCAGGTCGTCGGGGCCGACAAGCACGTGGCGCTGCGACAGCTGATGGACGGGGACCCGTCGATCCCGGCCGGCCTGATCCGCCGAGGGCCTCGGGTGATCGTGGTCGCCGACGACGCCGCGGCCCACGGCTGAGCCACACTGGCGGCCGTCCCCTCCCTTCCCAGGAGCCCTCGTGTCCGACCCCACCCCGTCCGACCCCACCCCGTCAGATCGGGCCGCCCTGTCTCGCCTGCTGGTGGTGAAGGCCACCCACGCCGCCGACGATCCCGAGCGGGCCAACCTGGCCTGCAACGTCGCCGCCGCGGGCGTGGCCGGCGGGGCCGACGTACACCTCTTCCTCGCCATGGAGGGGGTGCGGCTGGCACTGCCGGGGATCGGCCGCGCCATCGAGGTCGAGCACGCCGCAGGAGTCGAGGAGCTGCTGGACGCCGTCTACGCCGCTGGCTCGGTCACGGTCTGCACGCCGTGCGCGGCCCGTCGGGGGCTGGAGCCGTCGAGCTTCCGCGAGGGCACCGCGATGGGCGGCTCGGCCCTGTTCGTCGAGCTCGCCACCCGGCCGGACGCCACGGCGCTGGTCTACTGACCGCGTGTCGGGTAACGGGCCGCCCGTCGCAGGAACCCGACACGCGCGTTCGCGACGACCGGTCAGGCCGGCTGGGGGGCCGTGGAGCCCAGCAGGGCCAGCAGCTCGTCCTCGCGGGGGACGCCGCTGACGCGACCCAGCAGATGCCCCTCGTCGGTGATCAACAGGGTCGTCGGGGCGCGCATCACCCGGTGGGACCGGGCGAGGTCCAGCGCCTCGGCGACGTCGAGGGCCACGATGCCGACGTCGTCCCGGCCGGCGACGGCCCGCTCGAGCACCTCGCGGGTGGCCACGCAGGGGCGGCAGTTCGGGGCGGTGAACTCCACGAACACCAGCGGCGTCGACGGGGTGACGGCGACGGCCAGGTCAGCGGCCTCGACCGGCAGGGTGGACCACCGCGAGGTGGACGATCCCGCGACCGGGTCGGGCCGGTCGTGGTCGGGGTGGGGGCGGTCCGCGGTACCACGCACACGACCGTCACGGGCCTTCCACCACGCGCTGAACACCGCGGTGGCCCCGATCACGATCAGCAGGACGAGGACGCGATCCATCAGGCGGTACCTCCGCGCAGGCGCTGCCCGACGGCGTACATCTCGCAGCCGACGCAGATGCCGGTCGCGGCCAGCAGGCCCGACAGGGCGACCACGACGAGGACCAGGCCCCAGCCGAGGGTCGAGGCACCCACGAGGACGGCAGCCAGCCCAGCGCCGCTGAAGATCAGGCCCATCACCTGGCTGAACCGCGGTCCCGCCTCGGGCTCGGTCTCCGGTGGCGGGCCCAGGTCGAAGCGTCGCTTCACGAACCGGAAGACGTTGCCGTACGGCGACCAGCGCAGCCCGGCGATCGCCGCGACGGCGAACACGACGACCTGCACGGCCAGCACGGCTGCCGACTGGGTCAGGTAGGCCGTCGCGAGGACCACGAAGGTCAGCGCGGCGGAGAAGCGTGGTCCGCGGACGTCGATCATCAGCGGTGTGGGAGAGGTTGGCTGTGGCATGTCGGTCACCTCGACTGCGAGGGGAGGGGACGCGCGGTCAGACGCGCGGGGTGGATTCCAGGTGGATGCCGCACTCGGTCTTGCTGCGGCCGGCCCAGCGGCCGGCGCGGTCGTCCTCGCCCGGTGCGGTCGGGCGGGTGCAGGGGGCGCAGCCGATCGAGCCGAAGCCGCGGTCGGCCATCGGGTGGGGCGGCAGGTCGTGCAGGCGGCGGTGGCCGG
This window contains:
- a CDS encoding M23 family metallopeptidase, translating into MSEDADVIEATRDLEDAQRTYDDTLDRLDDLASGYEQALAHAERLEGELSGAETQVEEAEAAVRDAQARRAEQIRQAYKQPGVDLLRTSGAFLLAPDVGSALHASAVMTTVATETAAQAVSLHAAAERVVDNVANQQGIQAGTASAMQDLRNLTVVFDDALEEAAAAVSAAEEALAEAEEDAERQQLVSTGYQASFGYVPPGILREVTLPGGTQVMTCPLGQPNGFIDSWGFPRSGGRRHQGADMFAAYGMPQFAVADGYIRRVFHNTLGGLSIDLIDNLGNRYYYAHLSAAYVTDYQTVTVGQLIGATGQSGNAAGTPPHLHWQFHPGDGGPINPFPLAAALCR
- a CDS encoding DUF4388 domain-containing protein yields the protein MESGRLQNEPTSVVCRRLAAESRTGCLHLLPDEASGEPEVRIWFREGRIHTAVATEGRRRLGEILVAEAGLPQGSLDRALDHQRREPGDVRIGDVLVDMGLVDRETLRDAVRDQILETLALAIGRRRGAWRFVPDAAVKWDVPLGSGMQDALMEASRRLDAPDVIAWRLGGMDAVVDFGSDDADVRMSLRAREWALLTHIDGRNSIAEIARRAGEDPDTTARVVHGLHAAGVVHVLRPPAPSFDDLRADLVGVSDRPAPPAGTDPGHGAPAAEGPDDQARRATPVAVVPVPPPPPIPPPPRPPPDPERPSPVASSAALFADLADDPAD
- the bcp gene encoding thioredoxin-dependent thiol peroxidase — translated: MNVAAGDTAPDFELPDQDGNTVSLSGLRGQPVLLYFYPRDETPGCTIQAQHIRDSWADFTEAGVAVLGVSPDTVDSHRSFCDNHDLPHTLLADPDHEVMEAYGAWGEKTLYGRTSIGPIRSSVLIDAEGTVVKVWKRAQAKAHAERALKAIQQLL
- a CDS encoding putative bifunctional diguanylate cyclase/phosphodiesterase: MVHSVVGADDPEGERASDGAARARLVATGVVVACLVVLGVVVAGQAPAALVPVVVGLLAAGVLGRPVATPVPTGEEAVPVPEELPGRPEFVAAAQTLLSEGEGNPAVLVIVIDGFRDVQTVLGDTPAEEVLAAVGQRIAEVAQDWPAGSLGGERFAVAMRARPFLPAHHLARRIRERIAEPMVIGGVSLRLRAFVGIAQGEGGAEVLTTRATIAAATAHDTNEGLVVHQREDPAVVRRRLDIVSSLSDALEQPDERGFRPLFQPIVDGDGVLISAEALARWDDPTLGAITPDTFIPLAERTGLVAPLFTVMLAQSLLDCRRWRDGGVQAGLSINVSPVNLRDPLLTSELTARLEDVGLSPSDVTLEITESAVIDDYSWALVTLRELRKLGFGVALDDFGMGYSSLGRLHDLPVSVVKLDRSFVSGLPGDERSVGIVRATVDVCRLLGLVVVAEGVETDQQADMILEMGVDRMQGFLFSPAISVDEIIAGPVVAGWEAGR
- a CDS encoding sensor domain-containing diguanylate cyclase, translated to MTPSSDLPPWLISGVADIVLTSSPTPTGVLNLELRHVMVNQALGKLYGVDPRTATGSTPVQLLGHLGGQIEQRCRAVVGTGRAELGHVVTGVPSTSPEGEVHWQVDCLPISHENGPPGALLLVVTDITARTRAMRSLNEQRRSLAYQASHDPVTGLANRFQLLEVLQYHLSGQSFPNVLMVDLDGFKEVNDVHGHAAGDQVLATIADRLRSSVRTEDLVARYGGDEFVLVIRPNVDAQAFAERLVDLIADPIPWAGKQLSVGASIGVAEAGPGDSVSGLLHRADEAMYEVKADRKGA
- a CDS encoding YgfZ/GcvT domain-containing protein — its product is MTQPPTDLLTDIPAIHRRPDGVIRVGGPDRIGYLHSLLSQDVEGTRPGDVAEFLYLDAKGEHLAAGTLVVHAEHVLLLVPSDIVAEIADRLDRFRFMMQVEVTDMTGEWSLASLRGPGEVDAPGARSQPGTAAPHGEGLVIRDRDGGVDLLGPTSWVDDRVEELVEDRGLPLASAEDWERHRIATGRPGWGSEITAGRRTQELGLLPTHVHLRKGCYPGQESIAKIFNLGRPRRALAVVETDQALAAGDSLGEGRRPGEVTSAAATGDGRTVAMALLPLVDGELPETVETPGGVVRVRARVGAGLPLRGA
- the gnd gene encoding phosphogluconate dehydrogenase (NAD(+)-dependent, decarboxylating) — protein: MQIGMVGLGKMGGNMTVRLLRGGHDVVAHDVSAEAVASAAEAGATGVDSLEALVAAMPAPRVVWVMVPSGEITERTVRTLGTLMDAGDVVVDGGNSRFSDSVALAESLAEDGVLMVDAGTSGGIWGLDEGYCLMVGGTDEAIERLSPALETLAPPDGWAHVGPVGAGHYVKMIHNGVEYAMMQAYAEGFELLAAGDFGIDLHQVAEVWRHGSVVRSWLLDLTARALDADPGLEQLDAWVPDSGEGRWTVQTAVDLAVPAPTIAAALFNRFASREDNAFGQRLLAALRNQFGGHAVKAAGPSEGPADG
- the zwf gene encoding glucose-6-phosphate dehydrogenase; amino-acid sequence: MGDRDLTPPDAVIVLFGGNGDLARRKLIPSLWDLHRAGLMPERWVLIGASRSDMADEAYGEFARDALAEFDREVTADDEDTFTEFASHLRYRGGGFDADDPSRIADAVAEAEQEMGGEPTRLFYLAVPPSAFGPITEGLGAAGLHERARVVFEKPFGTDAESFAELDDTVRSVLTEEQIYRIDHFLGKETLQNVLALRFANGMFEPVWNRQHIDHIQIDSPESIDIGSRASFYESTGALRDMVVTHLFQVLSIIALEPPVSLDPSPLMDEKRKVFESMSTLRCEDVVFGQYEGYTDAEGVAADSTTETFVAARIEIDNWRWAGVPIYLRTGKAMAEKRQTMTLAFKRPPRQMFAAHGLRPDAHDHLTLDMAGDQGVTISFLAKRPGPRLRLGEASMRFSYEQDFGATGGVQLDAYERLLHDALLGDRTLFTRADGIGRTWELVKPILDRPPRALPYARGSWGPEAATDLIAPRTWHLPEDHEH
- a CDS encoding 6-phosphogluconolactonase yields the protein MADTPTLEVLPDEAAVAARTAELITDVLAQPLPAGRTSPRAVALSGGGTPKAMYPLMAAVDAVPWEAVHVLQVDERQVGADDPARNWLAIRDTLVVPTGAVGHPMPLEGDDYPVPEVVDVAQLGIGTDGHTASLIPGDPVLDVTGVDVALAGPYQGAVRLTLTAEAINRIGVLVWQVVGADKHVALRQLMDGDPSIPAGLIRRGPRVIVVADDAAAHG
- a CDS encoding DsrE family protein, whose product is MSDPTPSDPTPSDRAALSRLLVVKATHAADDPERANLACNVAAAGVAGGADVHLFLAMEGVRLALPGIGRAIEVEHAAGVEELLDAVYAAGSVTVCTPCAARRGLEPSSFREGTAMGGSALFVELATRPDATALVY